A window of the Lactuca sativa cultivar Salinas chromosome 7, Lsat_Salinas_v11, whole genome shotgun sequence genome harbors these coding sequences:
- the LOC111893973 gene encoding uncharacterized protein LOC111893973 — MDFRHHIPGGSPSSSSTTSSSSQNPSHRNGNQHHQNHNGSTAITTTNDNSTTNNNNNDPMHSWWESISKARSRIHLLSTLLPVPEPDSEDPNPISSLADSDAPARSLISSLIAYTAVSSSLTSSHDSGSGEDSLCNWLYDTFLSSDPDLRLVVLAFIPLIAGLYLSRIHSLSSLTPSLAGFEAVLLALYSSETKSRAGKPIMISIPDLSQPSLYHSPRVSNSKKKPNSAKVNPNSGSQPSRPTVGILSPPLEPQTAIKSTKRATIVGVALDCYYKQISQMPSWSKLDFCKFAADWAGQDCACKSEFDQSSEVTNFTDGIVEDGIDIEGNVVEEMKNLEIQDGDSDKVVARGTRILLPWELLQPILRILGHCLLGPLNSNDVKDTASTAVRCLYARASHDLVPQAILATRSLIQLDKRAREAAAMAAASTANTPGSNANTPSKAKKPEILLVSK, encoded by the coding sequence ATGGATTTCCGCCACCACATCCCCGGCGGATCTCCTTCCTCCTCTTCCACCACTTCTTCCTCCTCCCAAAACCCCAGCCACCGGAACGGTAACCAGCACCACCAGAACCACAACGGCAGCACCGCCATAACCACCACCAACGACAACAGcaccaccaacaacaacaacaacgatccAATGCACTCATGGTGGGAATCCATCTCCAAAGCCCGATCTCGCATCCATCTCTTATCCACACTTTTACCCGTACCCGAGCCTGACTCGGAAGATCCAAACCCGATCTCATCTCTCGCCGATTCCGATGCCCCCGCACGCTCTCTCATCTCTTCTCTCATTGCATACACCGCCGTATCTTCTTCGCTCACATCCTCTCATGACTCCGGCTCCGGCGAGGATTCCCTTTGTAATTGGCTGTACGATACCTTCCTCTCTTCCGATCCAGACCTCCGCCTTGTCGTCCTCGCCTTCATCCCTCTCATCGCCGGTCTTTACCTTTCTCGCATTCACTCTCTCTCCTCCTTAACTCCGTCGCTTGCCGGATTTGAAGCCGTACTTCTCGCTTTATACTCATCGGAGACCAAATCTCGCGCCGGGAAACCAATAATGATTTCGATCCCCGATCTCTCTCAGCCGTCGCTTTACCATTCTCCTAGGGTTAGCAACAGCAAAAAGAAACCGAATTCGGCTAAAGTGAACCCTAATTCTGGATCGCAGCCTTCGCGGCCTACAGTCGGAATCCTATCTCCTCCTCTAGAGCCCCAAACCGCTATAAAGTCAACGAAACGTGCTACCATTGTTGGAGTTGCACTCGATTGCTACTACAAGCAGATCTCTCAAATGCCTAGCTGGTCGAAGCTCGATTTCTGCAAGTTCGCTGCTGATTGGGCTGGACAGGATTGCGCTTGCAAGTCCGAATTCGACCAATCCTCTGAAGTTACAAACTTTACCGATGGTATCGTTGAAGATGGAATCGACATTGAAGGGAATGtcgttgaagaaatgaagaatttgGAGATTCAGGATGGGGATTCAGACAAAGTCGTTGCTAGAGGGACAAGAATTCTTCTTCCATGGGAGCTTCTACAACCAATTCTAAGGATCTTGGGCCACTGTTTACTCGGTCCATTGAATTCAAACGACGTGAAAGATACAGCATCTACAGCAGTTCGATGTTTGTATGCTAGAGCTTCACATGATTTAGTTCCTCAAGCGATTTTAGCTACTCGAAGCTTAATCCAACTGGATAAGAGAGCTCGTGAAGCTGCTGCCATGGCTGCCGCATCAACTGCTAATACACCAGGTTCTAATGCTAATACACCCAGTAAAGCCAAGAAACCCGAAATTCTCTTAGTATCAAAATGA